In Rhea pennata isolate bPtePen1 chromosome 20, bPtePen1.pri, whole genome shotgun sequence, a single window of DNA contains:
- the TEKT1 gene encoding tektin-1, with amino-acid sequence MAKLLQAPPKCLPPDWYIANKMLYASTESQKSSSERVTAESQRLVDETEKTTQKTQSDVNKKIEQRLDEIKFWKQELVDKLEQIVNETEVLLTFKTRLEKALESCKEPLVIAQQCLLNRERRVGIDLVHDEVEQELIKETEVFQGVIALLERTLEQTNEQIRMNRSAKYKLEMDLRDKFTALTIDDYCASLTNNSPDINYANNDVVKIEGNSVSLEEWIDFSIVNIEKADKQRNNSLALRALIDCILSQTVNDVRKQFETVNAAFRNRVKEVKDAKHKLETLLSVVMNETASQEKNIAALEKAITDKGGPVQVAQTRLEARTHRPNVELCCDTVQHRLISEVQEITNNIQRLKDTLAQAEAELKGLSRRQLSLEEEIQVKENTLYIDEVLCMQMRESIAINNF; translated from the exons ATGGCCAAATTGTTGCAAGCTCCACCCAAATGTCTTCCCCCAGACTGGTACATTGCAAACAAAATGCTCTATGCCAGTACAGAGTCTCAGAAATCCAGTTCAGAACGTGTGACAGCTGAGAGTCAGAGGCTGGTGGAcgaaacagaaaagacaactcAGAAAACCCAAAGTGATGTCAACAAGAAAATAG AACAGAGACtggatgaaataaaattctggaaGCAAGAATTAGTTGACAAACTTGAACAGATTGTTAATGAGACAGAGGTACTATTGACTTTCAAGACCAGGCTGGAGAAAGCCTTAGAAAGCTGCAAAGAACCACTTGTCATTGCCCAACAGTGTCTCCTGAACAG ggAGAGGCGAGTTGGGATTGACTTGGTCCATGATGAAGTGGAACAGGAACTAATCAAGGAAACTGAAGTCTTCCAAGGAGTTATTGCTTTGCTTGAACGTACATTGGAACAAACCAATGAGCAAATCAG AATGAACCGTTCAGCAAAGTACAAACTGGAAATGGATCTGAGGGACAAGTTCACAGCCTTAACAATTGATGATTACTGTGCTAGCTTGACAAACAACAGTCCTGATATCAACTATGCTAATAATGATGTGGTGAAAATAGAAGGAAA TTCTGTGAGCCTTGAAGAGTGGATAGATTTTTCAATCGTAAATATTGAAAAGGCTGACAAACAGAGAAACAATTCTTTGGCACTGAGGGCACTGATTGACTGCATCCTCTCCCAGACAGTGAACGACGTGCGCAAGCAATTTGAGACGGTGAATGCTGCTTTTAGAAATAGAGTGAAAGAGGTCAAAGATGCAAAGCACAAGCTAGAGACACTCCTTTCAGTG GTGATGAATGAGACTGCCTCACAGGAGAAGAACATTGCAGCCTTAGAGAAAGCAATCACTGATAAAGGAGGACCTGTTCAAGTGGCTCAAACTCGCTTGGAGGCAAGAACCCATCGCCCCAATGTGGAACTGTGCTGCGACACAGTGCAGCACAGGCTGATTAGTGAAGTTCAAGAAATTACAAACAATATTCAGAG ATTAAAGGACACACTGGCACAGGCTGAAGCAGAGTTGAAAGGTCTGAGCCGCCGACAGCTTTCCTTGGAGGAGGAGATCCAGGTCAAGGAGAATACATTGTACATTGATGAAGTGCTCTGCATGCAAATGAGGGAATCTATTGCCATTAACAACTTCTGA
- the FBXO39 gene encoding F-box only protein 39 isoform X1 translates to MEDDNEPEQSCWAGLPDVCLRHVFHWLDDRDRSRAALVCKKWSRAMYSGSLWRTRTITFNGRPSRAHTFEFETALWYVKKFGKYLEHLEIKLLNPYNAVLTRKFQVTMRGLLSHLGKCNSRLVSLSIQHLELDRVVWKSMVRAQFIKNLGTFLKRMSKHLDYLNLKGARVTLEEGCELLNSLSYLRNKSFISEVNIEDFFSLHLPIYSSTLFHQAISKFHSLVILTFNYNCISDELLDILSKHSAHSLCTLNIKCHIHDPHGQVVWGMSWANLARRAPQLNVNFFFERVMKHDHLARILLVEIPVRSISLRSCYFSDPDWTMRPTLINLLPAYRHVLQKLTLEVNNDHELLDNELLQLILSCKRLFFLKVWAFLSVTFMEKLLQNRAEKKCILTTIKIHFQFVLC, encoded by the exons ATGGAAGATGACAATGAgcctgagcagagctgctgggctggtTTACCTGATGTCTGTCTGAGGCACGTCTTCCATTGGCTAGATGACAGGGATAGATCTCGGGCTGCCTTGGTCTGTAAAAAATGGAGTCGAGCCATGTACTCCGGATCCCTCTGGAGAACCAGAACCATCACATTCAATGGCCGACCATCAAGGGCACACACATTTGAATTTGAAACTGCACTGTGGTATGTCAAGAAATTTGGCAAGTATTTGGAGCACCTTGAGATCAAATTATTGAATCCTTACAATGCTGTCTTGACCCGAAAATTTCAAGTCACTATGAGAGGTCTTCTCTCACACTTGGGTAAATGTAATAGCCGCCTGGTATCCCTGAGCATCCAGCATCTGGAGTTAGACCGTGTGGTCTGGAAAAGCATGGTAAGGGCTCAGTTTATCAAGAACTTAGGAACCTTCCTGAAAAGAATGAGCAAACATCTTGATTATCTCAACTTAAAAGGAGCAAGAGTAACCTTGGAAGAAGGCTGCGAGCTTCTGAATTCTCTGAGCTACCtgagaaacaaaagctttatATCTGAAGTCAACATTGAAGATTTCTTTAGTCTCCACCTTCCCATCTACAGCAGTACATTGTTCCACCAAGCTATATCCAAGTTCCACAGCCTGGTCATCCTGACTTTCAATTACAACTGTATCTCTGATGAACTGCTGGACATCCTGTCTAAGCACAGTGCTCATTCCCTCTGCACCCTGAATATCAAATGCCATATCCATGATCCTCATGGGCAAGTGGTGTGGGGGATGTCATGGGCAAACCTAGCCAGGAGAGCCCCACAACTGAATGTGAACTTCTTCTTTGAAAGAGTCATGAAACATGATCACCTAGCCAGGATCCTGCTAGTGGAGATCCCAGTCAGGAGCATCAGTTTACGGAGCTGCTATTTCAGTGACCCGGACTGGACAATGAGACCTACCCTCATCAACCTTCTTCCAGCCTACAGGCATGTTCTGCAG aaattaACTCTTGAAGTAAACAATGACCATGAACTGCTGGACAATGAGCTGCTACAGCTCATTTTATCATGCAAGAGgttgttttttctgaaagtctggGCATTTCTTAGTGTCACCTTTATGGAGAAGCTTCTACAAAACCgtgcagaaaagaaatgcattttgacTACTATAAAG ATCCATTTCCAGTTTGTACTTTGCTGA
- the FBXO39 gene encoding F-box only protein 39 isoform X2 has translation MEDDNEPEQSCWAGLPDVCLRHVFHWLDDRDRSRAALVCKKWSRAMYSGSLWRTRTITFNGRPSRAHTFEFETALWYVKKFGKYLEHLEIKLLNPYNAVLTRKFQVTMRGLLSHLGKCNSRLVSLSIQHLELDRVVWKSMVRAQFIKNLGTFLKRMSKHLDYLNLKGARVTLEEGCELLNSLSYLRNKSFISEVNIEDFFSLHLPIYSSTLFHQAISKFHSLVILTFNYNCISDELLDILSKHSAHSLCTLNIKCHIHDPHGQVVWGMSWANLARRAPQLNVNFFFERVMKHDHLARILLVEIPVRSISLRSCYFSDPDWTMRPTLINLLPAYRHVLQKLTLEVNNDHELLDNELLQLILSCKRLFFLKVWAFLSVTFMEKLLQNRAEKKCILTTIKVRIYTARQETSEEDRLLRDIYKKFKYLIDSELNYFVITYPMV, from the exons ATGGAAGATGACAATGAgcctgagcagagctgctgggctggtTTACCTGATGTCTGTCTGAGGCACGTCTTCCATTGGCTAGATGACAGGGATAGATCTCGGGCTGCCTTGGTCTGTAAAAAATGGAGTCGAGCCATGTACTCCGGATCCCTCTGGAGAACCAGAACCATCACATTCAATGGCCGACCATCAAGGGCACACACATTTGAATTTGAAACTGCACTGTGGTATGTCAAGAAATTTGGCAAGTATTTGGAGCACCTTGAGATCAAATTATTGAATCCTTACAATGCTGTCTTGACCCGAAAATTTCAAGTCACTATGAGAGGTCTTCTCTCACACTTGGGTAAATGTAATAGCCGCCTGGTATCCCTGAGCATCCAGCATCTGGAGTTAGACCGTGTGGTCTGGAAAAGCATGGTAAGGGCTCAGTTTATCAAGAACTTAGGAACCTTCCTGAAAAGAATGAGCAAACATCTTGATTATCTCAACTTAAAAGGAGCAAGAGTAACCTTGGAAGAAGGCTGCGAGCTTCTGAATTCTCTGAGCTACCtgagaaacaaaagctttatATCTGAAGTCAACATTGAAGATTTCTTTAGTCTCCACCTTCCCATCTACAGCAGTACATTGTTCCACCAAGCTATATCCAAGTTCCACAGCCTGGTCATCCTGACTTTCAATTACAACTGTATCTCTGATGAACTGCTGGACATCCTGTCTAAGCACAGTGCTCATTCCCTCTGCACCCTGAATATCAAATGCCATATCCATGATCCTCATGGGCAAGTGGTGTGGGGGATGTCATGGGCAAACCTAGCCAGGAGAGCCCCACAACTGAATGTGAACTTCTTCTTTGAAAGAGTCATGAAACATGATCACCTAGCCAGGATCCTGCTAGTGGAGATCCCAGTCAGGAGCATCAGTTTACGGAGCTGCTATTTCAGTGACCCGGACTGGACAATGAGACCTACCCTCATCAACCTTCTTCCAGCCTACAGGCATGTTCTGCAG aaattaACTCTTGAAGTAAACAATGACCATGAACTGCTGGACAATGAGCTGCTACAGCTCATTTTATCATGCAAGAGgttgttttttctgaaagtctggGCATTTCTTAGTGTCACCTTTATGGAGAAGCTTCTACAAAACCgtgcagaaaagaaatgcattttgacTACTATAAAG GTCAGGATTTACACAGCCCGACAAGAGACCAGTGAGGAGGATCGGCTGTTGCGTGATATTTACAAGAAGTTCAAATACCTGATTGACTCAGAGCTTAATTATTTTGTCATCACCTACCCAATGGTGTAA
- the PIMREG gene encoding LOW QUALITY PROTEIN: protein PIMREG (The sequence of the model RefSeq protein was modified relative to this genomic sequence to represent the inferred CDS: inserted 2 bases in 1 codon), producing the protein MVSVLQNVKTTMGWQKHQLLVDLNENESPVPDKFKRRASLSSLNTIRMSLRKRIPLKQVELNFHETPTWESLEGKDKYQTLQSITRTAKNTLGKVSQKIQKSCQKPVHSLVAFPAEPIARRSCAASSSKKRSTPLRTPCHKKSVTPAASSRDTPRSSKRALLGPTRMTEQREWRRFSCWLGKDAVPLRRSRRAAALKSPYSSPSANRRIEFDCELELVSSGICRLKRLSQAFDEAVVQEERQQAISIYNYLMTQNLRFLQXNLKLFQAIRRQAKNLHQAVCT; encoded by the exons ATGGTATCTGTGCTCCAGAATGTTAAGACAACAATGGGCTGGCAGAAACACCAGCTCCTAGTTGACCTCAATGAGAATGAGAGCCCTGTGCCTGACAAATTTAAGAGAAGGGCTTCTTTGAGTTCTCTTAATACCATACGCATGTCTCTAAGGAAGCGAATACCTTTAAAGCAAGTAGAGCTGAATTTCCACGAGACTCCAACTTGGGAAAGTCTGGAAGGAAAAGACAAGTACCAAACTCTCCAGAGCATcacaagaacagcaaaaaacacTTTGGGAAAAGTGTCCCAG aaaatacagaagtcttGCCAAAAACCAGTACACTCACTAGTGGCCTTTCCAGCTGAACCCATTGCCaggagaagctgtgcagccagCTCTTCCAAGAAGAGAAGCACTCCACTTCGAACCCCTTGCCATAAGAAAAGTGTTACTCCAGCAGCCAGTTCCAGAGACACCCCAAGATCCAGCAAGAGAGCCTTGCTTGGGCCAACAAGAATGacagagcagagagaatggAGGCGTTTCTCATGCTGGCTTGGTAAAGATGCTGTCCCACTCCGGAGatcaaggagagcagcagcactaAAGAGTCCTTATTCATCACCTTCTGCTAACAGAAGGAT AGAGTTTGACTGCGAGCTGGAACTGGTCTCCTCGGGGATTTGCCGACTGAAGCGTCTCTCCCAGGCATTTGATGAGGCTGTTGTGCAAGAAGAGAG gcaacAAGCAATATCAATCTACAACTATCTAATGACACAAAACTTGCGGTTTCTGCA CAATCTCAAACTCTTTCAAGCTATCAGAAGGCAAGCAAAGAATCTCCATCAAGCTGTTTGTACTTAG